AGATTGCGGCTGCGGATCTCGTCGACATAGCTCAGGTACTGCTGCGTGACCTTGAGCATCGGGATGTCGAGGATGTTGAAGTTCTGCTTGCGGATCAGATAGAGCAGCAAGTCGAGCGGACCTTCGAACGCTTCGAGAAAGATTTCCAGCGCGTCCGGCGGGATGTACAGATCCTGCGGCAGCGCGAACAACGGCTCACCGTACAGACGAGCGAGCGCGACCTGATCGATGACGTCAGGCAGACCATCCGCGCCGGCCTTCTGCCCGGGCGTGTCGTCTTCGGTGATGGACGGGTCGTTGTTCTTTGCCATGGCGGGCGCTCAGTCAGCTCGGAAGGCGGCTGGGCGCGGGCATCGATCGATCAGGAGTTGGTCTGGTAGACGTAAGGCTTCTGCGCGACGCGGCCTTCGCTGTATTCCTTCTGGACGTCGCGGTCGATTTCCTTGTCCCACAGCAGCGAGCGGCCGAATTGCTGCTGCTTGTCCAGCTCGGGCTTCTGTTCCTTGAGCTTGTTGATGAACTGCGTGGTATCGGATTGGTAGTCGGGGCGACGGAAGAAGGACATGGCTTTTTTCTGTGGAAGGTGATCCATCCCGCCGACCGCAATGTGCAGCGCGGGGGAGTCAGATGCGCATTTTAGCCGTTGCGCCGTTTCCTGTGGTTTTGGTCCTGCCGAGCCCACTGAGCGGGCCACCTTGGCGTAGATGGAGACCTTGCTGTCTCAGGCGCTGGCAGGCGGTGACGGTGCGTTGGTGTCAGCGGTCCGTTGATGACGCCTGAAGCCACCGCCAAAGTGTGGACCGGCT
This genomic stretch from Diaphorobacter sp. HDW4B harbors:
- a CDS encoding DUF3460 family protein; amino-acid sequence: MSFFRRPDYQSDTTQFINKLKEQKPELDKQQQFGRSLLWDKEIDRDVQKEYSEGRVAQKPYVYQTNS